The following proteins are encoded in a genomic region of Poecile atricapillus isolate bPoeAtr1 unplaced genomic scaffold, bPoeAtr1.hap1 scaffold_259, whole genome shotgun sequence:
- the LOC131574349 gene encoding nuclear receptor ROR-gamma-like, with product STGGHGWHHGSHGWQVVTGTLSPCPHGWQVVTGTPHRCPRVPPAHIDVIPCKICGDKSSGIHYGVITCEGCKGFFRRSERRGPSLACSRGQRCDIDRATRTRCQHCRLQKCLSLGMSRHAVKFGRMSKQQRDRLQAEVREQLRKREQLEQLEKREQLENRENREQLEKREQLENREQLEKREQLEKRGNREQLEPLENREQLEQLEKREKWEQLENREEPETREKREKREKREEQGPPEPPPAGRCPPLSPAVPSGCPSPAWPAEEATKRGQDGDRAGTAGTAPAPHPGTGGVPESPAGLEIELLTQSVLLSHRATCHPRAEELHGHRWATFTREEICAYQSQPMAEMWQRCARRVTEAIERVVEFAKRLPGFLELSQHDQIVLLKAGAMEVVLLRMSRVFNAATGSVLFEGKLAGPELFRSLGCPELVASVFELAQSLSALRCSESELGLLSALLLLNAGRPWLQDRPRVARLQGHLDVAFRLLLRRTRREGLLARLPAPARFRALCSQHLEQLRAFRRLHPGPVSAAFPPLYRELFAPDPAEGPAGTR from the exons AGCACGGGAGGACACGGGTGGCACCACGGGTCCCACGGGTGGCAG GTGGTGACAGGgaccctgtccccgtgtccccacgggTGGCAG GTGGTGACAGGGACCCCACaccggtgtccccgtgtccccccagctCACATCGATGTGATTCCCTGCAAGATCTGCGGGGACAAATCCTCCGGGATCCACTACGGGGTCATCACCTGCGAGGGCTGCAAG GGTTTCTTCCGGCGCAGCGAGCGGCGCGGGCCGAGCCTGGCGTGCAGCCGCGGGCAGCGCTGCGACATCGACCGCGCCACCCGCACGCGCTGCCAGCACTGCCGCCTGCAGAAGTGCCTGAGCCTCGGCATGTCCCGCCACG CCGTCAAGTTCGGCCGCATGTCCAAGCAGCAGCGGGACCGGCTCCAGGCAGAGGTGCGGGAACAGCTGCGAAAGCgggaacagctggaacagctggaaaaacgggaacagctggaaaaccgggaaaaccgggaacagctggaaaaacgggaacagctggaaaaccgggaacagctggaaaaacgggaacagctggaaaaacgGGGAAACCGGGAACAGCTGGAACCGCTGGAAAACCgggaacagctggaacagctggaaaaacgggaaaagtgggaacagctggaaaaccGGGAAGAGCCGGAAAcacgggaaaaacgggaaaaacgggaaaaacgggagGAGCAGGgtcccccggagccccccccgGCGGGCcgctgtcccccgctgtcccccgctgtcccctcggGGTGTCCCAGCCCGGCGTGGCCCGCGGAGGAGGCGACAAAGCGGGGACAGGACGGGGACAgggcggggacagcggggacagcgccAGCCCCTCACCCCGGTACCGGCGGCGTCCCGGAGTCACCCGCGGGGCTGGAGATCG agctGCTGACACAGAGTGTCCTGCTGTCACACCGTGCCACGTGCCACCCCCGTGCCGAGGAGCTGCATGGCCACCGCTGGGCCACCTTCACCCGTGAGGAGATCTGCGCCTACCAGAGCCAG CCCATGGCGGAGATGTGGCAGCGCTGTGCCCGCCGTGTCACCGAGGCCATCGAGCGCGTGGTGGAGTTCGCCAAGCGCCTGCCCGGCttcctggagctcagccagcacGACCAGATCGTCCTGCTCAAGGCGG gtgccATGGAGGTTGTCCTGCTCCGGATGTCCCGCGTCTTCAACGCCGCCACCGGCTCCGTCCTGTTCGAGGGCAAACTGGCCGGGCCCGAGCTCTTCCGCTCGCTGG ggtgtcccgAGCTCGTCGCGTCCGTCTTCGAGTTGGCGCAGAGCCTGAGCGCGCTGCGCTGCTCCGAGAGCGAGCTGGGACTGCTGAGCGCGCTGCTGCTCCTCAACGCCG gccgGCCGTGGCTGCAGGACAGGCCGAGGGTGGCCCGGCTCCAGGGACATCTGGATGTCGCCTTCCGGCTCCTGCTGCGCCGGACCCGCCGCGAGGGGCTCCTGGCCAgg ctgcccgccccggcccggTTCCGCGCTCTGTGCTcgcagcacctggagcagctccgggcGTTCCGCCGCCTCCACCCCGGGCCGGTCTCCGCCGCCTTCCCCCCGCTCTACCGGGAGCTCTTCGCCCCCGACCCCGCCGAGGGCCCCGCGGGGACCCGCTGA
- the LOC131574350 gene encoding tudor and KH domain-containing protein-like, which produces MAGSVHSLSGLQKTALLLGVPAAATVLYILYRRYRESREAQVTLVADEGLEVAVRVPRTALKSLIGRRGATINQLRQETGAQIDVEEEEEEEGGQSLVQISGSPGQVCRARAAVLRIVADSAPVAEQLRVPQHAVGRIIGRGGETVRGICRSSGARVECGQEPGASLAPLRCIRLLGTRKEVEVAKRLILEKLSEEQAFRSELAQAAAARCPRKQPLGSRREPPGPLPAVPTGPGGCQEHWDTERATETPGWGTETPNRGMETLGQGMETPSQGTETPNRGTETPSQGLETPSQGTETPSRGTETPNQGMETPSQGLETPSQGTETPNQALKTPNQGTETPSQGTETPGQGTGTPNRGMETPSQGPEPGTEPQEPPVPKFEVPSPDFSFAADEHLHVYVSAAESPGHFWIQLLGTRSLQLDKLTAEMGHFYQSSPAVPPPSVHPGDIVAAPYLEDGEWYRARVLGTLDNGHLDLYYVDFGDNGEAPPEALRALRSDFLSLPFQAIECSLAGIVPNGDTWQEAALDEFDRLTHCAQWTPLVARICSYGQSGLGTRPSVRLFTEHHGQSLDVGAELVRLGYAVPGPAEEPSDDLGCASPPSPGAAPGAPVPPQPPR; this is translated from the exons ATGGCGGGCTCCGTGCACAGCCTGAGCGGCCTGCAGAAAACCGCCCTGCTCCTGGGCGTCCCGGCCGCCGCCACCGTGCTCTACATCCTGTACCGGCGCTACCGGGAGAGCCGAG AGGCGCAGGTGACCTTGGTGGCAGAtgaggggctggaggtggcGGTGAGGGTTCCCCGCACGGCGCTGAAATCGCTGATCGGCCGCCGAGGAGCCACCATCAACCAG cTGAGGCAGGAGACGGGAGCCCAGATCgatgtggaggaggaggaggaggaggaagggggccAGTCCCTGGTGCAGATCTCGGGCTCCCCGGGCCAGGTGTGCCGGGCCAGGGCGGCCGTGCTGCGAATCGTGGCCGACAGCGCGCCCGTGGCCGAGCAGCTGCGCGTGCCCCAGCACGCCGTGGGCAGGATCATCG GCCGTGGTGGGGAGACGGTGCGGGGGATCTGCCGGAGCTCGGGGGCTCGCGTGGAGTGTGGCCAGGAGCCCGGGGCCAGCCTGGCCCCGCTGCGCTGCATCCGCCTGCTGGGCACCCGCAAGGAGGTGGAGGTGGCCAAG AGGCTGATCCTGGAGAAGCTGTCGGAGGAGCAGGCGTTCCGCTCGGAGCTGGCGCAGGCGGCGGCCGCTCGCTGCCCGCGgaagcagcccctgggcagccgCCGGGAGCCACCGGGGCCACTCCCGGCTGTTCCCACCGGccccgggggctgccaggagcactgggacaccGAGAGGGCAACGGAGACACCGGGCTGGGGCACGGAAACACCGAACCGGGGCATGGAAACACTGGGCCAGGGCATGGAGACACCGAGCCAGGGCACGGAAACACCGAACCGGGGCACGGAGACACCGAGCCAGGGCCTGGAAACACCAAGCCAGGGCACGGAGACACCGAGCCGGGGCACGGAGACACCGAACCAGGGCATGGAGACACCGAGCCAGGGCCTGGAAACACCGAGCCAGGGCACGGAAACACCAAACCAGGCCCTGAAAACACCGAACCAGGGCACGGAGACACCGAGCCAGGGCACGGAGACACCGGGCCAGGGCACTGGGACACCGAACCGGGGCATGGAGACACCGAGCCAGGGCCCGGAGCCAGGCACGGAGCCCCAGGAGCCTCCCGTGCCCAAGTTTGAGG tgcccagcccagatTTCAGTTTCGCGGCGGATGAACACCTGCACGTTTACGTGTCGGCTGCCGAGAGCCCCGGGCACTTCTGGATCCAACTGCTGGGGACGCGCAGCCTGCAGCTGGACAAACTGACAGCCGAGATGGGGCACTTCTACCAGAGCAGCCCCGCC gtgccaccccCGTCCGTGCACCCCGGTGACATCGTGGCCGCTCCGTACCTGGAGGATGGCGAGTGGTACCGGGCGCGTGTCCTGGGGACGCTGGACAACGGCCACCTGGACCTGTACTACGTGGACTTTGGGGACAACGGCGAGGCTCCCCCCGAGGCTCTGCGGGCCCTCAG GAGCGACTTCCTGAGCCTGCCCTTCCAGGCCATCGAGTGCAGCCTGGCCGGGATTGTCCCCAACG gtgacACGTGGCAGGAGGCGGCTCTGGACGAGTTTGACCGCCTCACTCACTGTGCGCAGTGGACGCCGCTGGTGGCGCGGATCTGCAGCTACGGCCAGAGCGGGCTGGGAACACGGCCCAGCGTGCGGCTGTTCACCGAGCACCACGgacag AGCCTGGatgtgggagcagagctggtgcGTTTGGGTTACGCCGTTCCCGGTCCCGCCGAGGAGCCCTCG GACGATCTGGGCTGCGCCTCCCCCCCGAgccccggggccgctcccggtgcccccgtccccccgcagcccccccggTGA